A segment of the Hallerella succinigenes genome:
TTAAACAAAACGAACCACATTACATTTCCTCCTTGCGTTTACAACTGTATTTCAACGCCTGTATTTAACTCTACAGCACGGAATGAATATTCTCGCAATTTTTCATAGAATGGTTTCAGAACGGGTGGGGTTGGTTTAGTCAATCTGTCATCAAGCCATTCTATTATTTTTTTGCATTTGTCGGCATTGAGAAAATCTACATCACCAATATCAATTAACGCATCGAGTTGTCCATCTACAGGATTTATGAAATCTTTTTCAAAACAATCCCAATATTCTCTCGGAATATCGAAACGATATATTTCGACGCGACTTTCACGGTCTTCAGGAATTTCTGGTATATAACCGTAATACTCCAGATTATCTAAGTCTAGAAACAAAACAACCCACATTACATTTCCTCCTTGCGTTTGATTTTGAAGTGAGTCCCCTCGTTAGAACCTGTCAACGTTCCATCCATCATATAAAATAGCTCAGTTGCTTTATTTTTTATTCGTAAATATCCAGCGACCATATCGCACATCACAATGTTATCTGCCCCTTCGAAATAATACTTATATCCGTTTTCGTAAGCTTTTGCATTCGGAGCGTATTGATTTACAATATCAACGATATTGACCTTTTCTTTTTTCCAATTCTCGTTAAATTCCTTTTCCCTCAATTTGGCCCGATTATATCGAGCCAGGTCAATAGGATTTGACGGAACCTTCGTTTCGCAGTAATACTTCGACGCTTCCGAGTATATCTCTTTCGCATTCGACATGCAAACTCCTTTAACACGTCCCCTGTTTGGGTCGTTTCGGTTAAGGTTAAACTTCGCCGAAACAGTCGTCTTAAAGGACCTCAGCCTTGCTTGGACAACAGTATTCGGCATTTGCGTGCATCAGGAATTGCGACTGCTACCGCAATCCGCTCGTTACAAATATAACATATTTTGTCATTTTGTAACGTAAATTTTCAAAAACATTCAAATTTACACCGCCTCCATGGCTTTCAACAAATCTTCGTAACTGGCGACCTTGTGGTACTTTACGTCTTCGGTCGAGATTTCGTTGAAAAGGCGTTCGGCGCAGTGAATCTTGGCATCTTCGATGGCCTTGAGCTGCATGGAATCCATGCTGCCCTTGGTTTCGGCGACAAAGAAGATGTGCTTCACGGAATCCTTCTTGAAGGCAATGGCCCAATCGGGCGAGTAGTTGCCCACCGGAGTCGGAATCTGGAATGCCTTCGGGAGTTTTGCATACACGGCCACTTCGTCGGCAGACTCAAGCTGCTTTGCGAAGCGTGCTTCTACGCTATCTTCGGGCTTTTTAGCATAGCCGTCAGTAAAAATGTAGTCGGTGATATGCTTTTCCGTCAGGAACGCCTTGTCTAGCGTGGCGTGTTTTTCGGCGGTAAAGATATCGCTATCGTATGTTCCATCAATCACAGAATAACCGATGTGTTCCACAATCATGGTCGCTTTCTGTTCCTTAATGAGCTTCACCACATTCTTGATGTACTCTTCGGGATTCTTGCGGAACATGAACAGTTTGCCTTCGGTCTTTTTCAAAATTTCAACGACCGTCTTGCGGGTAAGTTTCGCGCCTTCGGCTATTTCACCTACTAGGTCATATTTTACCGTTGATGAAGATACTGTAGAAGCCTTCTTGCGGACAGTCTTTGTCGCACCGAACGCATCAACTCCGGTCTGGTCGGCTTCGGTAATCACGTATGTCAGTTCACTCACCATCAAATTGTCATTGATACTCTTGGCGGCCTTTTCCACAAGTTCTGCACTGTCATAATCGACGGTATAGACATACTTGTGATTCAGGCGTTTCCACAAATCCTGAAATTCCTGCTTGTAGTAGTTCGCGTTCAAGACGCTTGCTGGAACTTCGGTCGCATTTCCGTCTTCAACCATCGTTTCGAGCGCAAGTTCCGTATCGAATGTCGCCTGCACGAGTTTATGAATGCTAGTTTCCATTCCGGCCAGTTTACCACCCATCGCAGCAAGCGTTCCGGCATCCTTGTGCATCTTATATCTTTCGGTGACTCGCCCCTTTTCATCGACATAATCGTTGCTGTAAAGGTATGCAAATACAAGGCTTGCTTCGGCATCTGAAAGCGTATGCTTTTCACCACCGACCATTTCAATCGATTTCCCGAAGAAGTAATCCTTGTTGGCCAGCGTCGGCCTATCGCGAAGCGCTTCCCTGATTTCGGACTGCAAACCACTTACAAATGCGGCGTAATCTTCGTTGGCAATGACAGTCAGTTTGTTCAGGTTATGGATGTTTTCACCCAAGACTTCCAAATCCTGGCGATCACCATCCTGATTCACGCAAAGGCGTAACCCACGCCCCACCTCTTGCCTGCGGCGGACATTGGAACTAGCGTGGCGGAGCGTGCAAATTTGGAACACGTTCGGATTGTCCCAGCCTTCCTGCAACGCGGAATGGCTAAAGATGAACCGCACGGGATTCCCAAAACTGAGCAGGAGTTCCTTATTTTTTAGAATAAGGTCGTAAGCGGAAACATCATCACTCATTCCGTCCAGTTTCTTTTCGGCCTTGCTATCGCAGGCGTGGCCTTTCTTGTCGATAGAGAAATATCCCTTATGCGTATCTTCGGCAGTAATCCCTTTTAGATACTTTTGATAATCGTCATCGAAAAAAGTCAGTTTTTCAGAAACAATGTTGTTGTATTCTTCTTCGAACGTTTTCCAGAGGAAACCCTTGACCTCGTCATCGCCTTCATAGCTCTTGTAATTTGCGACTTCATCAATGAAAAACAGCGAAAGGCACTTGATTCCCTTCTTGAAAAGCTCTTCTTCTTTTTTGAAGTGGGCTTCGATGGTTTCGCGGATTTGCAAACGCTGCATCGTCTTTGCATCCGTATCGTTTACGACTTGGCCCTTGTAAATTACTTTACCGTTAGTAAAAACAACCTGGTTTGCGAGCGGATCGATTTCCGCAATGGTGAAACCGTCATACGCATTGGTCCCGCTAGCAACGGAAAGCTTATCGCCATATTCAAACTTGCGATATTCCCGGCTGATTCCGGAACCCTTCTTGACTTCAAGTTGAATTTTTGCAACAGGAGCCTTTTTCGGATCTAGGATAATATCGTCTAGATACAGGTACGCAGCCGTTCCCGCCAAGTTTTTTGCAGTAAGTGTCTTGACTTGAATTTTCTTCA
Coding sequences within it:
- a CDS encoding type III restriction-modification system endonuclease, with translation MKFKFKIQQYQTDAVENTVNVFAGQPCYDNTVYRRDLGKRKGQVNVFDQDDAGFRNHDIELSESELLANIHKSQDICDIKRSASIVKSGVEACRLDIEMETGTGKTYVYLKTMFELNKRYGWSKFIVIVPSKAIREGVYKSFQTLEDHFMEYYGKKARYFIYNSDHLQQIDSYSSDAGINVMIINAQAFASSFNEEDYKKKIAEGKKIPEANRKIFDRRDEFGSRRPIDVLAANHPIVILDEPQKLEGTVTQKTMQAFKPLFILNYSATHKIQHNLIYALDALDAYRQKLVKKIQVKTLTAKNLAGTAAYLYLDDIILDPKKAPVAKIQLEVKKGSGISREYRKFEYGDKLSVASGTNAYDGFTIAEIDPLANQVVFTNGKVIYKGQVVNDTDAKTMQRLQIRETIEAHFKKEEELFKKGIKCLSLFFIDEVANYKSYEGDDEVKGFLWKTFEEEYNNIVSEKLTFFDDDYQKYLKGITAEDTHKGYFSIDKKGHACDSKAEKKLDGMSDDVSAYDLILKNKELLLSFGNPVRFIFSHSALQEGWDNPNVFQICTLRHASSNVRRRQEVGRGLRLCVNQDGDRQDLEVLGENIHNLNKLTVIANEDYAAFVSGLQSEIREALRDRPTLANKDYFFGKSIEMVGGEKHTLSDAEASLVFAYLYSNDYVDEKGRVTERYKMHKDAGTLAAMGGKLAGMETSIHKLVQATFDTELALETMVEDGNATEVPASVLNANYYKQEFQDLWKRLNHKYVYTVDYDSAELVEKAAKSINDNLMVSELTYVITEADQTGVDAFGATKTVRKKASTVSSSTVKYDLVGEIAEGAKLTRKTVVEILKKTEGKLFMFRKNPEEYIKNVVKLIKEQKATMIVEHIGYSVIDGTYDSDIFTAEKHATLDKAFLTEKHITDYIFTDGYAKKPEDSVEARFAKQLESADEVAVYAKLPKAFQIPTPVGNYSPDWAIAFKKDSVKHIFFVAETKGSMDSMQLKAIEDAKIHCAERLFNEISTEDVKYHKVASYEDLLKAMEAV